From a single Bacteroidota bacterium genomic region:
- a CDS encoding HU family DNA-binding protein, translating into MNKAELIDAMAAEAKLTKVDAKKALDAFVTATSKSLKKGDRVALVGFGSFSVAKRAARTGRNPQTGKAIKIAAKKVVKFKAGTELAGKVK; encoded by the coding sequence ATGAACAAAGCTGAATTAATTGACGCTATGGCTGCTGAAGCCAAATTAACAAAAGTTGATGCAAAAAAAGCATTAGATGCATTTGTAACTGCAACTTCAAAATCTTTGAAAAAAGGTGACAGAGTTGCTTTAGTAGGTTTTGGTTCTTTCTCAGTTGCTAAAAGAGCTGCAAGAACTGGAAGAAATCCTCAAACTGGAAAAGCTATTAAAATTGCTGCTAAAAAAGTAGTGAAATTTAAAGCTGGAACAGAATTAGCAGGAAAAGTAAAATAA
- a CDS encoding class I SAM-dependent rRNA methyltransferase, with the protein MSFYPQVILNSGKEHSLKRFHPWVFSGAIKKIEQEVKDGDLVEVYSAKNEFLATGHYQQGSIAVRILSFEKKEINHDFWVDKIKQAFNFRTLINLSDNKQTNVYRLIFAEGDNLPGLIVDYYNGTAVFQAHSVGMYLARNKITDALKEVMGSKLTAVYDKSAETLPDRAATEAKNGYLFGSSTSGQVIENNNKFKIDWEGGQKTGFFVDQRDSRKLLADYVKNKTVLNTFCYTGGFSVYALNGGAKMVHSVDSSKKAMELTDLNVSLNEKSSNHESFTADVFSFLKDIDDKYDVIILDPPAFAKSRHVTHNAVQGYKRINMEAMKKIKKGGILFTFSCSQVISRPLFTNTVIAAAIEAGRTAKIIHHLSQPADHPINIFHPEGEYLKGLVLYIE; encoded by the coding sequence ATGTCATTTTATCCTCAAGTAATCCTGAATTCAGGAAAAGAACATTCTTTAAAACGTTTCCATCCATGGGTGTTTTCAGGGGCAATTAAAAAAATTGAACAGGAAGTTAAGGATGGTGATTTGGTGGAGGTATATTCAGCTAAAAATGAATTCCTGGCAACTGGCCATTACCAGCAGGGAAGCATTGCGGTTAGAATTCTCTCCTTTGAAAAAAAGGAAATTAACCATGACTTTTGGGTGGATAAAATTAAGCAGGCCTTTAATTTCAGAACATTGATAAACCTTTCGGATAACAAACAAACAAATGTATATAGGTTAATTTTTGCTGAAGGGGATAATCTTCCCGGACTTATAGTGGATTATTACAATGGAACTGCAGTTTTTCAGGCTCATTCAGTGGGAATGTATCTGGCAAGAAATAAAATTACTGATGCCCTTAAAGAAGTTATGGGTTCAAAATTAACGGCTGTTTATGATAAAAGCGCTGAAACATTGCCTGATAGAGCAGCAACTGAAGCTAAAAATGGTTATTTGTTTGGTTCCTCCACAAGTGGACAGGTTATTGAAAACAACAATAAATTTAAAATTGATTGGGAAGGCGGGCAAAAAACAGGATTTTTTGTTGACCAGCGCGATAGCAGAAAACTATTGGCTGATTATGTTAAAAATAAAACTGTTTTAAACACTTTCTGCTACACTGGAGGTTTTTCTGTATACGCACTCAATGGTGGAGCAAAAATGGTTCATTCTGTTGACAGTTCAAAAAAAGCAATGGAATTAACAGATTTAAATGTTTCCTTAAATGAAAAATCCTCAAATCATGAATCTTTCACAGCTGATGTTTTTAGCTTTTTAAAAGATATTGATGATAAATATGATGTTATAATTCTAGATCCTCCTGCATTTGCAAAAAGCAGGCATGTTACCCATAATGCAGTTCAGGGCTATAAAAGAATAAACATGGAGGCAATGAAGAAAATAAAAAAAGGCGGAATTCTATTTACTTTTTCCTGTTCCCAGGTAATATCAAGGCCGCTTTTTACCAATACAGTAATTGCAGCGGCTATTGAGGCTGGCAGAACTGCAAAAATTATTCATCATTTGTCGCAACCTGCCGATCATCCCATTAATATTTTTCATCCTGAGGGAGAATACCTAAAAGGGCTTGTGCTTTACATTGAATAA
- a CDS encoding DNA-3-methyladenine glycosylase: MPILSKYFYLRPDVVQISKELLGKVLFTNINGIITAGIITETEAYAGIVDKASHAYNNRRTNRTEIMFAKGGVSYVYLCYGIHHLFNIVTNIKDIPHAVLIRAIQPVQGLDEILSRRKLTKPTAKMTSGPGTVSQALGITTAFSGLSLQGNIIWVEEKGISVIENQIITGPRIGVDYAAEDALLPYRFRLSQ; encoded by the coding sequence ATGCCAATACTTTCAAAATATTTTTATTTAAGGCCTGATGTTGTACAGATAAGCAAAGAGCTACTCGGAAAAGTATTGTTTACAAATATTAACGGTATAATTACCGCGGGAATAATCACCGAAACTGAAGCTTATGCAGGGATTGTGGATAAAGCATCTCATGCATACAACAACCGGAGAACCAACAGGACAGAAATAATGTTTGCTAAGGGAGGAGTAAGTTATGTTTATTTATGTTATGGAATTCATCATTTGTTTAATATTGTCACCAATATTAAAGATATTCCTCATGCGGTTTTGATAAGGGCAATTCAACCTGTTCAAGGACTAGATGAAATACTTTCAAGAAGGAAACTTACAAAACCAACTGCAAAAATGACTTCAGGGCCTGGCACTGTTTCCCAGGCATTGGGAATTACTACGGCCTTTTCTGGCCTCTCTCTCCAGGGCAATATTATTTGGGTGGAAGAAAAAGGAATAAGTGTAATAGAAAATCAAATAATTACAGGACCCAGGATTGGGGTTGATTATGCGGCAGAAGATGCCTTGCTTCCATACAGATTCAGATTATCCCAGTGA
- a CDS encoding tetratricopeptide repeat protein encodes MKIKLKLFSFFLLILIQNSFAFDSDSLCQKLKTLHDTIQIIELNKIGQDLAEHQPETAIKLTTQALVLAQKNHFISGQIKSLFLLGVLNRIVGKIDQSLNYHIKSLEIAETIGDKHYIANNYNNLGIIYKNQGNLKKAMEFYEKALEIQLLLDNKKGIASIYSNMGIIFNKENKLDKAIEMHKKSLEIEQLLEDYPAIAGTLNNIGTVYWHKSDLKSAIYYYKMALQLFEQYSDPFNKSMTLNNLGILYTDLGNYSVAIDYCQRSLITAREINDLTSVYYNYVTLSDIYSKTKDFEKAYKYHVLYGQSKDSLLDENVKKRFTELQQKYESDKKQQEITVLTKEKELQGLELNKKRIIIYAFIIGLVIVMVLAVVIFKENRQRHRANKELKKAYYNIEEKNKDITDSINYAKRIQEALLQEEEHISGDLPPHFILYKPKDILSGDFYWCLEKNGYLYLAASDCTGHGVPGAMMSMLGIAFLNEITSIEQLLSPAEILNKLRDKIVKELNQHGKEGESKDGMDISIIRLDLLTKELHWAGANNPLYLIAEKKENEKEGANINLSIPDFTSNIEYKDLKLSEIKPDKQPIGFHPNPSPFTNHCFQLEKDSSIYLLTDGFADQFGGPKGKKFKYAQLKKILLEHNFKSMVEQKEILNSVFDKWKGSLEQIDDVCIIGVKV; translated from the coding sequence ATGAAAATTAAGCTTAAATTATTTTCTTTTTTCCTTTTGATTTTAATACAAAACTCTTTTGCTTTTGACAGCGATTCCCTTTGTCAAAAATTAAAAACCTTACACGATACAATTCAAATAATAGAATTAAATAAAATTGGTCAGGATCTGGCAGAACATCAACCTGAAACTGCCATTAAATTAACCACGCAGGCTCTGGTTTTAGCACAAAAAAATCATTTCATTTCAGGCCAGATAAAAAGTTTATTTCTACTCGGGGTTTTGAATAGAATAGTCGGTAAAATCGATCAATCTTTAAATTACCATATAAAAAGCCTTGAAATTGCAGAAACTATAGGGGATAAGCATTATATCGCCAACAATTACAATAATCTTGGCATTATTTATAAAAATCAAGGCAATCTTAAAAAAGCGATGGAATTTTATGAAAAAGCACTTGAAATTCAACTTTTATTGGATAACAAAAAGGGTATTGCTTCCATTTACAGCAACATGGGAATTATTTTCAATAAAGAAAACAAATTGGATAAGGCCATTGAAATGCATAAGAAGAGTCTTGAAATTGAACAATTATTGGAGGACTATCCAGCAATTGCCGGTACATTAAATAATATCGGGACTGTTTACTGGCATAAATCTGATTTAAAATCTGCCATTTATTATTATAAAATGGCCTTACAGCTTTTCGAACAATATAGTGATCCTTTTAATAAATCCATGACTTTAAATAACCTTGGAATACTTTATACTGATTTAGGAAATTATTCTGTTGCAATTGATTATTGTCAACGCAGCCTTATCACAGCCAGGGAGATTAATGACCTTACTTCGGTTTATTATAATTATGTAACGCTCTCTGATATTTATTCTAAAACAAAGGATTTTGAAAAAGCATATAAATACCATGTGCTGTATGGTCAAAGTAAAGACAGTCTTTTGGATGAAAATGTAAAAAAGAGGTTTACAGAACTTCAACAAAAATATGAAAGTGATAAAAAGCAACAGGAAATTACTGTTTTAACTAAAGAAAAAGAATTGCAAGGATTGGAATTAAATAAAAAACGAATTATTATTTACGCCTTTATAATAGGATTGGTAATAGTTATGGTTTTGGCTGTTGTAATTTTCAAGGAAAACAGGCAAAGACATAGGGCAAATAAAGAGCTCAAGAAAGCCTATTATAACATTGAGGAAAAAAACAAGGATATTACAGATAGTATTAATTATGCAAAACGAATTCAGGAAGCATTATTACAGGAAGAAGAACATATTTCAGGGGATTTGCCTCCTCATTTCATTTTGTATAAACCAAAAGATATTTTATCAGGAGATTTTTATTGGTGTTTGGAGAAAAACGGATACTTGTACCTTGCTGCATCTGATTGTACAGGCCATGGAGTGCCAGGGGCTATGATGAGCATGTTGGGAATTGCTTTTTTAAATGAAATTACAAGTATTGAACAACTTTTGAGCCCTGCTGAAATTCTGAATAAATTAAGGGATAAAATTGTAAAAGAATTGAATCAACATGGAAAAGAAGGCGAAAGTAAAGATGGTATGGATATTTCCATAATTAGGCTTGATCTTCTGACAAAGGAACTCCATTGGGCTGGAGCTAACAATCCACTTTACCTAATTGCTGAGAAAAAAGAGAACGAAAAAGAGGGTGCCAATATAAATTTAAGCATCCCGGACTTTACATCCAACATTGAATATAAAGATTTGAAACTAAGTGAAATAAAACCAGACAAACAACCCATTGGTTTTCATCCTAATCCATCTCCATTTACAAATCATTGTTTTCAGCTGGAAAAAGACAGCAGTATATATCTTTTAACAGATGGTTTTGCTGATCAATTCGGAGGTCCAAAGGGCAAGAAATTTAAATACGCACAATTAAAAAAAATTTTATTGGAGCATAATTTTAAATCAATGGTAGAGCAAAAGGAAATATTAAATAGTGTTTTTGATAAGTGGAAGGGAAGCCTGGAACAAATAGATGATGTTTGCATTATTGGAGTAAAAGTTTGA
- a CDS encoding methionyl-tRNA formyltransferase, with protein sequence MGTPDFAVASLDILIENGFTIVGVITAPDKPAGRGREIQESAVKKYAVQKGLNILQPDKLKNEDFLKQLRDLKADLQVVVAFRMLPEVVWNMPAFGTLNLHASLLPHYRGAAPINWVLINGEKQTGVTTFFLQHEIDTGDIIFQEKIEIAERETAGELHDRLMNLGAHLVLKTVKAIERNDFPQTKQMEILKEEQIKHAPKIFKEDCKINWNEKSRTIHNKISGLSPYPCAFTELGSGDGKIVQLKIFFSTFESSEEQTPGTIHSDGKTFFKIAAKDGFINLTDLQLAGKKRMNTVEFLRGFNINSIKKAL encoded by the coding sequence ATGGGTACTCCTGATTTCGCGGTAGCTTCCCTTGATATTTTGATTGAAAACGGTTTTACCATTGTTGGGGTTATTACTGCTCCGGATAAACCTGCTGGAAGGGGAAGAGAAATACAGGAATCGGCAGTGAAAAAATATGCTGTTCAAAAGGGGCTAAATATTTTGCAACCCGATAAACTAAAAAATGAGGATTTCCTTAAACAATTGCGTGATTTAAAAGCAGACTTGCAAGTGGTGGTTGCATTCAGGATGCTTCCTGAAGTAGTTTGGAATATGCCTGCTTTTGGAACACTTAATTTACATGCTTCCTTATTACCCCATTACAGGGGAGCAGCTCCAATTAACTGGGTTTTAATAAACGGGGAAAAACAAACAGGTGTTACAACCTTTTTTCTTCAACATGAAATTGATACCGGAGATATTATTTTCCAGGAAAAAATTGAAATTGCTGAACGTGAGACGGCAGGAGAACTGCATGATAGATTAATGAACCTGGGTGCTCATTTAGTTTTGAAAACTGTGAAAGCAATCGAACGAAATGATTTTCCACAAACCAAACAAATGGAAATTCTAAAAGAAGAGCAGATAAAGCATGCACCCAAAATTTTTAAGGAGGATTGCAAAATAAACTGGAATGAAAAAAGTAGAACAATCCACAATAAAATAAGTGGCCTTAGTCCTTATCCATGTGCCTTTACGGAGCTAGGATCAGGGGATGGTAAAATTGTACAACTGAAAATATTTTTCTCAACCTTTGAATCCTCAGAGGAACAAACGCCAGGCACTATTCATAGTGATGGGAAGACATTTTTTAAAATTGCCGCAAAAGATGGTTTTATCAATCTTACAGATTTGCAACTGGCAGGAAAAAAAAGAATGAATACGGTTGAGTTTTTAAGAGGTTTTAATATTAACAGCATTAAAAAGGCCTTATAA
- a CDS encoding NUDIX hydrolase, with amino-acid sequence MQKRRYEHIEYDGFLKIEKAQIEHIDKLGKSHLYSRERLIYEDAVAVFIVNKDSGNVVLAKQFRYAISDKINEPLLEIIAGKVSPGEDPKETVLREAKEECGYQIESEKLDFITYIFASPGYSTERIFLYYAEVSNEDKVSDGGGLEEENEFIEVIEMPLPEFMKRIDKGEIHDSKTLVSAMWVMIHKIQAI; translated from the coding sequence ATGCAAAAAAGAAGGTATGAGCATATAGAATACGATGGTTTTTTGAAAATTGAAAAAGCCCAAATTGAACATATTGATAAGTTAGGTAAATCACATTTATATTCAAGAGAACGCTTAATTTATGAAGATGCGGTTGCAGTATTTATAGTGAACAAGGACAGTGGAAATGTTGTTTTAGCAAAGCAATTTCGATATGCTATTTCTGATAAAATAAACGAACCACTATTGGAAATTATAGCAGGAAAGGTTTCTCCAGGCGAAGATCCTAAGGAAACGGTTTTGCGTGAGGCCAAGGAAGAATGCGGTTATCAAATAGAAAGTGAAAAGCTGGACTTTATAACTTATATTTTTGCATCTCCGGGCTATTCTACTGAAAGAATATTTTTGTATTATGCCGAAGTATCAAATGAGGATAAAGTAAGTGATGGTGGTGGCCTGGAAGAGGAAAATGAATTTATAGAAGTTATTGAAATGCCATTACCTGAATTTATGAAACGTATTGATAAAGGAGAAATCCATGATTCTAAAACTTTGGTAAGTGCTATGTGGGTAATGATTCATAAGATTCAGGCAATATAA
- a CDS encoding RecQ family ATP-dependent DNA helicase → MNFSHILEKYWGYKQFRPLQQEIISSIAQGNDTLALLPTGGGKSICFQVPALALEGVCIVISPLIALMKDQVENLNKRGIKAVAITSSMKKQEIDITLDNCIHGNIKFLYLSPERLGNDVFEARLKQMKVSFIAVDESHCISQWGYDFRPAYLKIAAIREILPNKAIIALTATATPEVVKDIQDKLVFKKPQVFQKSFERTNLSYIVQKEEDKLKRLLKIISSIPGTGIVYVRNRKKTKEVVSFLVKNNINADYYHAGLDANTRDAKQENWMNNKNKIIVATNAFGMGIDKPDVRFVVHLDIPDTLEAYFQEAGRGGRDEKKAYAALLYNQSDISDLLRNVESSFPSIEDIKKTYHALGNYFQIATGGGQGSSFDFEIADFSANYNLNLMMVYNAVKILEKEGYISVTEVFYQPSRIHFIVNNNDLYKFQVSNVNYDDFIKLLLRSYSGCFENFVKINESDLSKRAGISREKIIMNLKMLDKYKLLSYQPQIKLPQLMFTSDRVDVKSFYLSKENYFERKKRALEKMNSVLHYLQSNHKCRSQLLLAYFGENNFNTCGVCDICLTNKNGVSSDEFQNISNCIENTLKKSPLSLVALVDSFKDIKEDKILKAIQWLMDNNKIKDKENLLHWVN, encoded by the coding sequence ATGAATTTTAGTCACATTCTGGAAAAATATTGGGGCTACAAACAATTTAGGCCATTGCAGCAAGAAATCATTAGCTCTATTGCACAGGGCAATGATACCCTTGCCTTGTTGCCAACTGGTGGGGGAAAGTCTATTTGTTTCCAGGTTCCTGCTCTTGCCCTTGAGGGAGTTTGTATTGTAATTTCCCCCCTTATTGCCTTAATGAAAGACCAGGTTGAAAACCTCAATAAACGGGGAATTAAAGCTGTAGCTATTACTTCATCAATGAAAAAACAGGAAATTGATATAACATTGGACAATTGCATACACGGGAATATCAAATTTCTGTATTTATCTCCTGAAAGGCTTGGTAATGATGTCTTTGAAGCCCGTTTAAAACAAATGAAAGTATCTTTTATTGCTGTTGACGAATCGCATTGCATATCCCAGTGGGGATACGATTTTAGGCCTGCTTATTTGAAAATTGCAGCAATTAGAGAAATTTTACCCAATAAAGCGATAATTGCCTTAACGGCAACAGCAACCCCTGAAGTGGTAAAAGATATACAGGATAAGTTAGTATTCAAAAAGCCACAAGTGTTTCAAAAAAGCTTTGAAAGAACTAACCTGTCTTACATTGTGCAAAAAGAGGAGGATAAATTAAAACGGCTTTTGAAAATCATTTCCTCAATTCCCGGAACAGGTATTGTTTATGTAAGAAACCGTAAAAAAACAAAAGAAGTTGTCTCTTTTTTGGTGAAAAACAATATAAATGCCGATTATTATCATGCAGGACTTGATGCCAATACCAGGGATGCAAAACAGGAAAACTGGATGAATAATAAAAATAAAATAATTGTTGCCACAAACGCCTTTGGAATGGGTATTGACAAACCTGATGTTAGGTTTGTTGTTCACCTGGATATACCTGATACACTTGAGGCATATTTCCAGGAGGCCGGAAGGGGAGGAAGGGATGAGAAAAAAGCCTATGCTGCACTTCTTTACAATCAATCAGACATTAGCGATTTACTAAGAAATGTAGAATCTTCTTTTCCATCCATTGAGGATATAAAAAAAACGTATCACGCACTTGGTAATTACTTTCAAATTGCAACAGGTGGAGGACAAGGATCCTCTTTTGACTTTGAAATAGCTGATTTTTCAGCAAATTACAATCTAAACCTTATGATGGTTTACAATGCTGTTAAAATTTTAGAAAAAGAAGGATATATTTCTGTAACAGAAGTTTTTTATCAGCCATCACGCATTCATTTTATTGTAAATAACAATGATTTGTATAAGTTCCAGGTATCAAATGTAAATTATGATGATTTTATTAAGCTTCTTTTACGCTCCTATTCGGGATGTTTTGAAAATTTTGTTAAAATAAATGAAAGTGATTTGAGCAAAAGGGCTGGGATATCACGAGAAAAAATAATCATGAACCTGAAAATGCTTGATAAATATAAACTTCTCTCCTACCAGCCTCAAATAAAACTTCCACAACTAATGTTTACTTCAGATAGGGTGGATGTAAAAAGCTTTTACCTTTCTAAAGAAAATTATTTCGAAAGAAAGAAAAGAGCTTTGGAAAAAATGAATTCGGTATTGCATTACCTTCAAAGCAATCACAAATGCAGAAGCCAGTTATTGCTGGCCTATTTTGGAGAAAATAATTTTAATACTTGTGGGGTTTGTGATATTTGCCTAACCAATAAAAATGGTGTTAGTTCTGATGAATTTCAAAACATTTCCAATTGCATAGAAAACACCTTGAAAAAATCTCCCCTTAGTCTGGTTGCCCTTGTGGATAGTTTCAAGGATATAAAAGAAGATAAAATATTAAAGGCTATTCAATGGTTAATGGATAATAACAAGATAAAAGATAAAGAAAACCTTTTACACTGGGTGAATTAA